The following coding sequences are from one Leptolyngbya sp. NIES-3755 window:
- a CDS encoding hypothetical protein (similar to AA sequence:cyanobase_aa:PCC8801_3597) yields MSAKFTISGKVMGKTRPTFANWELSLPEELKAKEITLRSLLTHIVHAEVEAFRSRQSQRRLLNILSPEQIQAGLAQGKIESGGSELDQTVEAEQAVETALQAFTDGFYFVFLDEQQIEDLETQVALSEASELLFLRLVPLVGG; encoded by the coding sequence ATGTCAGCCAAATTTACGATTTCCGGGAAAGTGATGGGCAAGACTCGCCCGACGTTTGCGAATTGGGAACTGTCCTTGCCTGAAGAATTGAAAGCAAAAGAAATCACACTGCGATCGCTGCTGACTCATATTGTTCACGCAGAAGTAGAAGCCTTTCGATCGCGTCAAAGCCAAAGAAGATTGTTGAACATTCTCAGTCCTGAGCAAATTCAGGCAGGACTCGCACAAGGAAAAATCGAATCGGGCGGAAGTGAACTCGATCAAACTGTAGAAGCTGAACAGGCGGTTGAAACTGCACTACAGGCGTTTACAGATGGGTTTTACTTTGTGTTTTTAGATGAGCAACAGATTGAAGATTTAGAAACGCAAGTCGCTTTGAGTGAAGCGTCCGAATTATTGTTTTTGCGATTGGTTCCATTAGTGGGCGGTTAA
- a CDS encoding permease, cytosine/purines, uracil, thiamine, allantoin family (similar to AA sequence:cyanobase_aa:LBDG_10050) yields MSLIGEPRVADSSQANQDYPLSAVPMSDRRPIWSLAPLLMGFALTSTTLLAGGTLGASLRFADMLWVMIIGNLALGSYCAALAYIAAKSGLSTVLMARFSFGAIGSRWVDFILGFTQIGWYAVTNAFIASALLRLLNIPASFEWLAIVFFTYAFCVTAYMGYTAMDWLSRLAVPAMLILIALSLSIGFRDAGDLFSLVPQKSIGITEAIGVVIATFISGGTQATNWSRFADSTKNAVGSTLLAFLFINGLLVFTGAFCTLVYGTNDLIEAMAKQGLLLGGLILLILNVWTTQDNTIYAFSIAGSNFFRTSKRTAFVLGGATFALVLALGGIYGNMIPFLLFLGTVIPPVGGIIMADFWFHRRGHFPSLDDPLPAFNWAGVISYIVGASIAYFSGSIGFGIAPVNGVISAAVLYVILSKVLPSSVRA; encoded by the coding sequence ATGAGTCTAATTGGGGAACCACGAGTCGCTGATTCATCTCAAGCTAATCAGGACTATCCGCTGTCTGCTGTACCAATGTCCGATCGTCGTCCGATTTGGTCATTGGCTCCATTGTTAATGGGATTTGCGCTGACTTCGACCACGCTCCTTGCAGGTGGAACACTCGGAGCATCTTTGCGATTTGCAGATATGCTCTGGGTAATGATTATCGGAAATCTAGCACTTGGCTCGTACTGTGCGGCGCTCGCGTACATTGCTGCAAAAAGTGGACTGAGTACGGTGCTAATGGCGCGATTTAGCTTTGGAGCAATTGGATCGCGTTGGGTTGATTTTATCCTCGGCTTTACGCAGATCGGTTGGTATGCCGTGACAAATGCGTTTATTGCCAGCGCACTCTTGAGACTTCTAAACATTCCTGCATCGTTTGAGTGGCTCGCGATCGTATTCTTCACCTATGCGTTCTGCGTCACTGCGTACATGGGTTATACCGCAATGGATTGGTTGAGCCGCTTAGCAGTTCCAGCCATGTTGATTCTGATTGCGCTCAGTTTATCAATCGGGTTCCGTGATGCAGGCGATTTGTTCTCGCTCGTCCCGCAAAAATCGATCGGTATCACTGAAGCGATCGGCGTTGTGATTGCAACTTTTATCTCTGGTGGAACTCAAGCGACCAACTGGAGCCGATTTGCAGATTCGACAAAGAATGCAGTTGGAAGTACCTTGCTTGCCTTTTTGTTCATCAATGGCTTACTGGTGTTCACAGGCGCATTCTGCACTTTGGTATACGGAACCAACGATCTGATCGAAGCGATGGCAAAACAAGGATTGCTCCTGGGTGGATTGATTCTCTTGATTCTGAATGTTTGGACAACCCAGGACAATACGATTTATGCGTTCTCGATCGCGGGGAGTAACTTCTTCCGCACCTCGAAACGAACCGCTTTTGTTCTAGGTGGAGCTACATTCGCGCTAGTTTTGGCTCTCGGTGGCATCTATGGCAATATGATTCCGTTCTTGCTCTTCCTTGGAACGGTGATTCCTCCGGTCGGTGGCATTATCATGGCGGACTTCTGGTTTCATCGTCGGGGACATTTCCCATCGTTGGATGATCCGCTGCCTGCATTTAATTGGGCGGGTGTAATTTCTTATATTGTTGGAGCGTCGATCGCTTATTTCTCCGGTTCTATCGGCTTCGGAATTGCGCCCGTAAATGGTGTGATTTCTGCGGCTGTTTTGTATGTGATTCTGAGCAAGGTTTTGCCGAGTTCAGTTCGGGCATAA
- a CDS encoding preprotein translocase subunit secA (similar to AA sequence:cyanobase_aa:LBDG_10350), whose amino-acid sequence MLKSLLGDPNQRKLKKYKPLVNDINLLEEEIEPLSDDELRAKTTEFRERLAKAKNRDEEKQILDDILPEAFAVVREAGKRVLGMRHFDVQLIGGMVLHDGQIAEMKTGEGKTLVSTLPAYLNALSGKGVHVVTVNDYLAKRDAEWMGQVHRFLGLSVGLIQQNMSPIERQKNYACDITYATNSELGFDYLRDNMATSMEEVVQRPFNYCVIDEVDSVLIDEARTPLIISGQVERPTEKYMQAAGVARALKRDDHYEVDEKQRNILLTDEGFIAAEQFLGVADLFDPNDPWAHYVFNAIKAKELFIDDVNYIVRNGEIVIVDEFTGRVMPGRRWSDGLHQAIEAKEGVEIQNETQTLATITYQNFFLLYPKLAGMTGTAKTEEAELEKIYKLEVTLVPTNQPRRRVDLSDVVYKTEAGDLTVFTRECAEKVAQGRPVLVWVMNYEALGNLSQLLEQQELPHNLCPGLPQSADQAREIMRQAKHPGMITLTNSYEVYRMVRQSVPEGDNGLYVLSITGKWSAIAQECEEMHRTGRPVLVGTTSVEKSELLSQLLQELNVPHNLLNAKPENVERESEIIAQAGRMGKVTIATNMAGRGTDIILGGNSDYMARLKIREYFMPRIVEPEDDSDFSGMGFGDSREGGQGFAPGGKIKTWKAKSDIYPTELSAETEQALKDAVHVAVQQYGERSLPELEAEDKIATAAEKAPTDDPVIQALRAVYKMIRKEYDAFTDSEHEEVVKLGGLHVIGTERHESRRIDNQLRGRAGRQGDPGSTKFFLSLQDNLLRIFGGDRVAGMMNAFRVEEDMPIESKMLTRSLEGAQKKVETYYYDIRKQVFEYDEVMNNQRRAIYAERRRVLEGQDLKEKVIEYAERTMDDIVEAYINPELPSEEWELDKLLSKVKEFVYLLDDLEPNDLEDMTLSEIKAFLHEQARIAYDLKEAEVDSVSPGLMRQAERFFILNRIDTLWREHLQSMDGLRESVGLRGYGQKDPLIEYKSEGYELFLEMMINIRRDVVYSLFQFQPQQQQPQVEVEVV is encoded by the coding sequence ATGCTTAAATCTCTCCTGGGCGACCCCAATCAACGCAAGCTCAAGAAATACAAACCGCTGGTCAATGACATCAATCTGCTTGAAGAAGAGATTGAACCGCTTTCCGATGACGAGTTGAGAGCGAAGACCACTGAATTTCGAGAGCGACTCGCCAAGGCGAAAAATCGAGACGAAGAGAAGCAAATTCTCGATGATATTTTGCCGGAAGCGTTCGCAGTGGTACGGGAAGCTGGAAAGCGCGTCCTTGGAATGCGTCACTTCGATGTGCAGTTGATCGGTGGTATGGTGCTGCACGATGGACAAATTGCAGAGATGAAAACGGGGGAAGGAAAAACCCTGGTTTCGACGCTACCTGCTTATCTGAATGCGCTCTCTGGCAAAGGAGTTCACGTCGTTACGGTGAACGATTACCTGGCAAAGCGTGACGCGGAATGGATGGGACAAGTTCACAGATTCTTGGGTCTGAGCGTCGGACTGATTCAGCAAAATATGAGTCCGATCGAGCGTCAGAAAAATTACGCTTGTGACATCACTTATGCGACGAACAGCGAACTCGGATTTGATTATCTGCGGGACAACATGGCGACTTCGATGGAAGAAGTTGTCCAGCGTCCGTTTAATTACTGTGTAATTGACGAAGTGGATTCGGTTCTGATCGATGAAGCCCGGACTCCGTTGATTATTTCGGGTCAGGTTGAGCGTCCGACTGAGAAATATATGCAGGCGGCAGGTGTGGCTCGTGCGCTGAAGCGTGATGATCACTATGAAGTGGATGAGAAACAGCGAAACATTCTGCTGACCGACGAAGGCTTTATCGCGGCAGAACAGTTTCTTGGCGTTGCAGATTTGTTCGATCCGAATGATCCTTGGGCGCATTACGTCTTCAACGCGATCAAAGCGAAAGAACTGTTTATCGATGATGTGAATTACATCGTGAGAAACGGCGAGATCGTCATCGTGGATGAATTTACGGGACGAGTGATGCCGGGTCGTCGGTGGAGCGATGGATTGCACCAAGCGATCGAAGCTAAAGAAGGGGTCGAAATCCAAAACGAAACTCAGACTCTCGCAACCATTACTTACCAAAACTTCTTCCTGCTTTATCCGAAACTCGCTGGAATGACTGGAACCGCGAAGACCGAAGAAGCGGAATTGGAGAAGATTTACAAGCTTGAAGTAACATTGGTTCCAACAAACCAGCCGCGTCGTCGGGTCGATTTATCTGATGTCGTTTACAAAACCGAAGCAGGTGATCTCACCGTCTTTACCCGTGAGTGTGCTGAGAAAGTCGCACAAGGTCGCCCGGTTCTCGTTTGGGTGATGAACTACGAAGCGCTAGGTAATTTGTCTCAATTGCTTGAGCAACAAGAATTACCGCATAATCTTTGTCCTGGTTTGCCTCAAAGTGCAGATCAAGCGCGGGAGATTATGCGGCAAGCGAAGCATCCCGGAATGATCACGTTGACGAATAGTTATGAAGTCTACCGGATGGTTCGCCAGTCGGTTCCTGAAGGAGATAACGGACTGTATGTTCTCAGCATTACCGGAAAGTGGAGCGCGATCGCACAAGAATGTGAGGAAATGCACCGCACAGGTCGCCCGGTTCTGGTTGGAACCACGAGCGTTGAGAAATCAGAATTGCTCTCTCAATTGCTGCAAGAATTGAATGTGCCTCACAACTTGCTGAATGCGAAACCGGAGAATGTAGAACGGGAATCCGAAATCATTGCTCAAGCGGGTCGGATGGGTAAAGTGACGATCGCGACCAACATGGCGGGACGCGGAACAGACATTATCTTGGGTGGTAACTCCGACTACATGGCACGTTTGAAGATTCGTGAGTACTTCATGCCTCGAATTGTTGAGCCTGAAGATGACAGCGATTTTTCGGGCATGGGCTTTGGAGATTCGCGTGAAGGTGGACAAGGGTTTGCACCGGGCGGCAAGATCAAAACCTGGAAAGCAAAATCGGACATTTACCCGACTGAACTTTCGGCTGAAACTGAACAAGCCTTGAAAGATGCCGTTCATGTTGCAGTCCAACAATACGGTGAACGGAGTTTGCCAGAGTTGGAAGCAGAAGACAAGATTGCGACCGCAGCGGAAAAAGCGCCGACGGATGATCCGGTGATTCAAGCGCTACGTGCCGTCTATAAGATGATTCGGAAAGAATACGATGCGTTTACCGATAGCGAACACGAAGAAGTGGTGAAACTCGGTGGACTGCATGTGATTGGAACGGAGCGTCACGAATCGCGGCGAATCGATAACCAGTTGCGTGGACGGGCAGGACGACAAGGCGACCCTGGATCGACTAAGTTCTTCCTCAGTTTGCAGGATAACTTGCTGCGGATCTTTGGCGGCGATCGAGTTGCGGGAATGATGAATGCCTTCCGAGTCGAGGAAGATATGCCGATCGAATCGAAAATGCTGACTCGATCGCTCGAAGGTGCTCAGAAGAAGGTCGAAACTTATTACTACGACATTCGGAAACAAGTATTCGAGTATGACGAAGTGATGAACAATCAGCGTCGTGCGATTTATGCTGAACGTCGTCGAGTCTTGGAAGGTCAGGATCTCAAAGAGAAAGTGATTGAGTATGCAGAACGGACAATGGACGACATTGTTGAAGCGTATATCAATCCTGAATTGCCCTCCGAAGAATGGGAACTCGATAAGCTCTTGAGCAAAGTCAAAGAGTTCGTTTATCTGCTCGATGATTTGGAGCCGAATGATCTCGAAGATATGACTTTGAGCGAGATCAAAGCGTTCTTGCATGAACAGGCTCGAATTGCTTATGACCTGAAAGAAGCGGAAGTCGATTCGGTTTCACCGGGTTTGATGCGTCAGGCGGAACGGTTCTTTATTCTGAATCGGATCGATACGCTGTGGCGTGAACACTTGCAATCGATGGATGGATTGCGCGAGTCGGTTGGCTTGCGGGGTTATGGACAGAAAGATCCGCTGATCGAGTACAAGAGCGAGGGTTATGAATTGTTCTTGGAAATGATGATCAACATTCGTCGGGATGTAGTTTACTCGCTGTTCCAATTCCAACCGCAACAACAGCAACCGCAAGTTGAAGTCGAAGTGGTTTAA
- a CDS encoding hypothetical protein (similar to AA sequence:cyanobase_aa:PCC8801_2477), whose amino-acid sequence MICDVCGQGNARIRFLSRSYGKGETLLVIENVPVVSCPDCGESYLTAETLHQIDRIKRERKTLSVERPVEVATFA is encoded by the coding sequence ATGATTTGTGATGTGTGTGGGCAAGGCAATGCTCGAATTCGATTCCTTTCTCGCAGTTATGGAAAGGGAGAAACGCTGTTAGTGATTGAAAATGTGCCTGTCGTGAGTTGTCCTGACTGTGGCGAAAGTTATCTCACGGCTGAAACATTGCATCAAATCGATCGAATTAAAAGAGAGCGCAAAACCCTGAGTGTTGAACGTCCAGTGGAAGTTGCCACGTTTGCGTAG
- a CDS encoding hypothetical protein (similar to AA sequence:cyanobase_aa:Cyan7425_4984) — MQEKIRQRQYVMTLHAEEEMEDDGLFIQDIEQGILTGIILERQRDRNTDEWKYRIRGVTLDNTDVEVVAKLGATGSVVIITVYLL, encoded by the coding sequence ATGCAGGAGAAAATTCGTCAGCGTCAGTATGTGATGACGCTTCACGCTGAGGAAGAGATGGAGGACGATGGCTTATTCATTCAAGATATTGAGCAAGGAATTCTGACAGGCATCATTTTGGAGCGTCAACGCGATCGCAATACAGATGAATGGAAATATCGAATTCGGGGTGTAACACTCGACAATACCGATGTAGAAGTTGTTGCTAAACTTGGAGCAACTGGAAGCGTTGTGATTATTACCGTCTATCTTCTCTAA